The Seleniivibrio woodruffii genome window below encodes:
- a CDS encoding response regulator has translation MNDPLKILIADDDNLNRILLSKLIQKFGVECETAPNGSEALSVFELSHFDAVFLDINMPVMSGPECASEIIRIAPDRKPLLVCISADEKGPETSMFDYFLLKPFNTDEIRDLLDALTSALKSEMSYDFEEVIRIIGLDRETMQMLMDEFFSVMTEELENLKKAVAERNSDMITHVAHKMKGAAAGMMVENLRNLCSEMQNVNKSDIRLVRLLLVQIGCCFSRFRGLFTK, from the coding sequence ATGAACGATCCTCTTAAGATACTGATTGCAGACGACGACAACCTGAACCGCATCCTCCTTTCGAAGCTTATTCAGAAGTTCGGAGTTGAGTGCGAAACTGCACCAAACGGTTCCGAGGCACTGTCAGTGTTCGAATTGTCCCATTTCGACGCAGTGTTTCTGGACATCAATATGCCCGTTATGTCAGGCCCCGAGTGCGCCTCGGAGATAATCCGTATAGCTCCCGACAGAAAACCCCTTCTGGTCTGCATTTCGGCTGATGAAAAAGGTCCTGAGACCTCCATGTTCGATTATTTTCTGCTGAAACCCTTTAACACGGATGAAATAAGAGACCTGCTGGATGCCCTGACCTCAGCCCTGAAATCGGAAATGTCCTATGACTTCGAAGAGGTCATAAGGATCATAGGGCTTGACAGAGAGACCATGCAGATGCTTATGGACGAGTTCTTTTCCGTTATGACAGAAGAACTTGAAAACCTCAAAAAAGCTGTTGCGGAAAGAAACAGCGACATGATCACCCACGTTGCCCACAAAATGAAGGGTGCGGCGGCGGGGATGATGGTGGAAAACCTCAGAAACCTCTGCTCTGAAATGCAGAACGTCAATAAATCGGATATCAGGCTCGTCCGACTGCTGCTTGTTCAAATTGGCTGTTGTTTCAGCCGATTTCGGGGATTATTCACAAAGTGA
- a CDS encoding response regulator, translating into MDILIIDDNSLHLKMCRILLEKLKHSVETVDSFSALKNRLASIKEPRVALVDFRLEPGITGVDVLNLLRKDTKWRMTKYIALTADVAEKGHLDGAGFDDIIFKPVTEELLAEILRKYE; encoded by the coding sequence ATGGATATACTTATTATTGATGATAATTCCCTGCACCTGAAAATGTGCAGGATCCTATTGGAGAAGCTGAAACATTCGGTTGAAACTGTTGATTCTTTCTCTGCGCTCAAAAACAGACTGGCCTCCATCAAAGAACCTCGTGTGGCTTTGGTGGATTTCAGACTGGAACCGGGCATCACCGGAGTGGATGTTCTTAACCTTCTCAGAAAAGACACCAAATGGAGAATGACAAAATACATCGCTTTGACGGCAGACGTGGCCGAAAAGGGTCATCTGGACGGAGCGGGATTTGACGATATCATTTTCAAACCCGTAACCGAAGAACTGCTGGCGGAAATATTAAGGAAATATGAGTAA